From a region of the Armatimonadota bacterium genome:
- the hpaE gene encoding 5-carboxymethyl-2-hydroxymuconate semialdehyde dehydrogenase produces MRRQPSASLEPARHFIAGEFVDGVAGRVFETLNPATNEPITEVTEGTAEDIDRAVRAARTAFDEGPWPRMRAAERAKYLRRIGDLINAHVEEIGWLETLDTGLPISQSGGAQIPRAAENFYFFAEMATRIQGESYPKDGEFLNYTVRHPVGVAGLITPWNTPFMLETWKVAPCLAAGNTCVLKPAEWSPLSATKLARIIQQADLPPGVFNVVHGFGETAGAALVAHPMVQLISFTGETRTGMEIMRNGAATLKRFSMELGGKNPTIVFADADLERALDAAIFMIFSLNGERCTAGSRLLLERPIYDIFLSQLRERVASLRVGDPFDPETEVGPLIHPDHWERVRGYIDVAREEGARILLGGDRPPGLERGNYFEPTLITDVRPGTRIEQEEIFGPVLAVLPFGTEEEAIRIANGVRYGLAAYLWTRDNRRAHTVAQAIEAGMVWVNSHNVRDLRTPFGGMKHSGIGREGGVFSFEFYTEYQTVHVALGRHGIPRMGLGRPAGPPRP; encoded by the coding sequence GTGCGCAGGCAGCCATCGGCGTCGCTCGAACCTGCCAGACACTTTATCGCCGGAGAGTTCGTCGACGGCGTCGCGGGGCGGGTGTTCGAGACGCTGAACCCCGCGACGAACGAACCGATCACGGAGGTGACCGAGGGGACGGCGGAGGACATCGATCGAGCGGTGCGCGCGGCGCGGACGGCGTTCGACGAGGGCCCCTGGCCACGGATGCGGGCCGCTGAGCGGGCCAAGTACCTGCGGCGCATCGGCGACCTCATCAACGCCCACGTCGAGGAGATCGGGTGGCTGGAGACCTTGGACACCGGGTTGCCGATCTCCCAGTCCGGAGGTGCGCAGATCCCGCGCGCGGCGGAGAACTTCTACTTTTTCGCCGAGATGGCCACCCGCATCCAGGGCGAGTCCTATCCGAAAGACGGGGAGTTCTTGAACTACACCGTCCGGCACCCGGTGGGGGTGGCGGGGCTGATCACGCCGTGGAACACGCCGTTCATGCTCGAGACTTGGAAGGTCGCACCGTGCCTGGCCGCCGGCAACACCTGCGTTTTGAAGCCGGCCGAATGGTCGCCGCTTTCGGCGACGAAACTCGCCCGGATCATCCAGCAGGCAGATCTTCCACCCGGTGTGTTCAACGTCGTCCATGGTTTCGGGGAGACGGCGGGTGCCGCTCTCGTGGCCCATCCCATGGTCCAGCTGATCTCGTTCACCGGCGAGACCCGGACCGGCATGGAGATCATGCGCAACGGTGCTGCGACGCTGAAGCGGTTTTCGATGGAACTGGGTGGGAAGAACCCCACGATTGTCTTCGCGGACGCCGATCTGGAGCGCGCGCTGGACGCGGCCATCTTCATGATCTTCTCTTTGAACGGGGAACGGTGCACGGCAGGGTCGAGGCTGCTGCTGGAGCGGCCGATCTACGACATCTTCCTGTCGCAGTTGCGAGAGCGCGTGGCAAGCCTCCGGGTGGGCGATCCGTTCGACCCCGAGACGGAGGTCGGCCCCCTGATCCATCCCGACCACTGGGAGCGGGTGCGCGGCTACATAGACGTGGCACGAGAGGAGGGCGCGCGGATCCTCTTGGGCGGCGACCGCCCGCCGGGTCTGGAGCGGGGCAACTACTTCGAGCCGACCTTGATCACTGACGTGCGACCCGGCACCCGAATCGAACAGGAGGAAATCTTCGGCCCCGTACTCGCGGTGCTGCCGTTCGGGACGGAGGAGGAGGCCATCCGAATCGCCAACGGTGTGCGGTACGGTCTCGCAGCGTACCTTTGGACCCGGGACAACCGGCGTGCGCACACCGTAGCCCAGGCCATTGAAGCGGGGATGGTGTGGGTGAACTCACACAATGTGCGGGACCTCCGCACCCCCTTCGGGGGCATGAAGCACAGCGGGATCGGGCGCGAGGGTGGAGTGTTCTCGTTCGAGTTTTACACTGAGTATCAGACGGTTCACGTGGCGTTGGGGCGACACGGCATCCCGCGGATGGGCCTCGGCCGGCCGGCGGGTCCGCCGCGACCGTGA
- the hpaB gene encoding 4-hydroxyphenylacetate 3-monooxygenase, oxygenase component, translating into MGARTGAQFLDGIRNRPRELWIEGQRVSDPVEHPAFRNIVRSIAALYDMQHDPKLRDEMTYTSPSSGHPVGLSFLMPQTPDDLVRVRRMMKHWADYSGGFMGRTPDYLNRALVGYASAADYCAENDPRFGENILRYYEYVRENDLCLTHTLINPQANRSVGPARQADPFLAARIVEENARGLVVRGARMLATLPVSDEIMVFPSTLLKVGEEDAPYAFAIAIPNDTPGLRFLCRETFDYGKSPFDHPLGSRFEEMDAVVIFDDVQVPWERVFLLRDVDKCNRAFAMTGAVAHMAHQVVTKNVAKTEFLLGVASLIVDTIAIEQYQHVQEKIAEIIINLEAMRAFLRTSEVEAQVNRWGVVQPAWPPLDAARNVYTRMYPRMVEILQQLGASGFMAIPTEKDVRGPQAETIRRYYQAARADAIDRIKIFRLAWDIAISAFGSRQVLYERFFFGDPVRMAGAMFNSYDRKPYMERVRAFLERAERETLEPQTAEVGGE; encoded by the coding sequence ATGGGCGCAAGGACGGGCGCGCAGTTCCTCGACGGCATCCGCAACCGGCCGCGCGAGCTGTGGATCGAAGGGCAGCGGGTCTCCGATCCGGTCGAGCACCCAGCGTTCCGAAACATCGTCCGCAGCATCGCCGCTTTGTACGACATGCAGCACGACCCGAAGCTGCGCGACGAGATGACCTACACGTCGCCGTCCAGCGGCCATCCGGTGGGGCTGTCGTTCCTGATGCCGCAGACCCCGGACGACCTCGTCCGCGTGCGGCGGATGATGAAGCACTGGGCCGACTACTCCGGCGGGTTCATGGGACGGACACCCGACTACCTGAACCGCGCGCTGGTCGGCTACGCATCGGCGGCCGACTACTGCGCCGAGAACGATCCGCGGTTCGGTGAGAACATCCTCAGGTACTACGAGTACGTCCGAGAGAACGATTTGTGTCTGACCCACACGCTGATCAACCCGCAGGCGAACCGGTCCGTCGGCCCCGCCCGCCAGGCGGACCCGTTCCTGGCAGCGCGGATCGTTGAGGAGAATGCCCGAGGGCTGGTGGTGCGCGGCGCTCGGATGCTGGCGACGCTGCCTGTGTCCGACGAGATCATGGTCTTCCCGTCTACGCTGCTGAAGGTCGGCGAGGAGGACGCGCCGTACGCGTTCGCGATCGCAATTCCCAACGACACGCCGGGCCTGCGCTTCCTGTGTCGGGAGACGTTCGACTACGGCAAGTCGCCCTTCGATCACCCCCTCGGATCGCGTTTCGAGGAAATGGACGCGGTCGTGATCTTCGACGACGTACAGGTGCCGTGGGAACGTGTGTTCCTGCTGCGCGACGTCGACAAGTGCAACCGCGCGTTCGCCATGACGGGGGCGGTCGCCCACATGGCGCACCAGGTGGTCACGAAGAACGTCGCCAAGACCGAGTTCCTGCTCGGCGTCGCCTCGCTGATCGTGGACACGATCGCAATCGAGCAGTACCAGCACGTGCAGGAGAAGATCGCGGAGATCATCATCAATTTGGAGGCGATGCGGGCGTTCCTGCGCACGAGCGAGGTCGAGGCGCAGGTCAATCGCTGGGGCGTCGTGCAGCCGGCGTGGCCGCCGCTGGATGCCGCCCGCAACGTGTATACGCGCATGTACCCGCGGATGGTGGAGATCCTGCAGCAGTTGGGGGCGTCGGGATTCATGGCCATCCCGACCGAGAAGGACGTGAGGGGTCCGCAGGCAGAGACGATCCGCCGCTACTACCAGGCAGCGCGGGCGGATGCGATCGACCGCATCAAGATCTTCCGCCTGGCGTGGGACATCGCGATCAGCGCGTTCGGTTCGCGGCAGGTGCTGTACGAGCGCTTCTTCTTCGGCGATCCGGTGCGGATGGCCGGTGCGATGTTCAACTCCTACGACCGCAAGCCCTACATGGAGCGCGTGCGGGCGTTCTTGGAGCGCGCAGAGCGCGAGACCCTGGAACCCCAGACAGCGGAGGTGGGAGGGGAGTGA
- a CDS encoding flavin reductase family protein has translation MTEDDNLAPDRQAQGVDAAEFRRVMGLFATGVTVVTAHGADGVHGMTANAVMSVSLDPLLVCVSIDRRARMNDFLQRAGGFALNILTDEQQALSQYFAGAWPHERPPEYRFEPWVGGPRLVGVLAAVGCAVHDVLPGGDHRLFLGRVLALHRSPGRLSPLLFFGGRYHRLRQAETAPRDPVEVWNPEEVQIFYGD, from the coding sequence GTGACGGAGGACGACAACCTCGCACCAGACCGGCAGGCGCAAGGGGTCGACGCGGCAGAGTTCCGCCGGGTCATGGGGCTGTTTGCCACCGGCGTCACCGTGGTCACCGCGCACGGCGCCGACGGCGTGCACGGGATGACGGCCAACGCCGTGATGTCGGTTTCGTTGGACCCGCTGCTGGTCTGCGTGTCCATCGACCGGCGCGCCAGGATGAACGACTTCCTGCAGCGTGCGGGCGGGTTCGCGCTGAACATCCTGACGGACGAGCAGCAGGCCCTGTCGCAGTACTTCGCCGGAGCCTGGCCACACGAGCGTCCGCCCGAGTATCGTTTCGAGCCCTGGGTCGGGGGCCCGCGTCTGGTCGGCGTGCTGGCGGCCGTCGGGTGCGCGGTCCACGATGTCCTGCCGGGTGGGGACCACCGGCTGTTCTTGGGCCGCGTGCTCGCGCTGCACCGTTCCCCGGGCCGGCTGAGTCCGCTGCTGTTCTTTGGGGGCCGCTATCACCGCCTCCGCCAGGCGGAGACCGCGCCGCGTGACCCGGTGGAGGTCTGGAACCCGGAGGAGGTGCAGATCTTCTACGGGGACTAG
- the hpaD gene encoding 3,4-dihydroxyphenylacetate 2,3-dioxygenase, with the protein MTPGRPPFDIRRAGHIEFRVTDLGRARSFYVDLLGFVEQDRDHDRIYLRGYEELEHHSLTLRRAGSAGVGHIAFRVASGEDLERIELLHRRNDLPARWVEGEEAGQGRALRVQDPSGLPVEFYSEMARADRLLQRFDLYRGAFVMRLDHFNCQVPDVSAAARWYQKELGFACSEYTESADDPPQLWAIWLHRKQNVHDIALMNGTGPRVHHAGFWVQDPWSVIRACDVLAAAGMTDRIERGPGRHGLSNALFLYLRDPDGNRIELYTGDYLIADPDWPPIRWSINDPRRATFWGHTPPTSWFEEASPVESTADGSLVPTRPPLLRDRPDFVT; encoded by the coding sequence CTGACGCCGGGAAGGCCCCCGTTCGACATCCGTCGGGCCGGGCACATCGAGTTCCGCGTGACGGACCTGGGGCGTGCGCGATCCTTCTACGTGGACTTGCTGGGCTTCGTGGAGCAGGATCGCGACCACGACCGCATCTATCTGCGCGGCTACGAGGAGCTCGAACACCACAGCCTCACCCTGAGGCGCGCGGGTTCCGCCGGTGTCGGACACATCGCGTTTCGTGTCGCCTCCGGTGAGGACCTGGAACGCATCGAACTTCTGCACCGGCGCAATGACCTTCCTGCGCGATGGGTCGAAGGAGAGGAGGCGGGGCAGGGCAGGGCGCTGCGCGTGCAAGATCCATCGGGGCTTCCGGTCGAGTTCTACAGCGAGATGGCCCGCGCCGACCGCCTGCTGCAACGGTTCGACCTCTACCGCGGTGCGTTTGTCATGAGGTTGGATCACTTCAACTGCCAGGTGCCCGACGTCTCAGCCGCCGCGCGCTGGTACCAGAAGGAGCTGGGTTTCGCGTGCTCCGAATACACGGAGAGCGCAGACGATCCACCGCAGCTGTGGGCGATCTGGTTGCACCGCAAGCAGAACGTGCACGACATCGCTCTGATGAACGGAACCGGCCCCCGCGTCCACCACGCCGGCTTCTGGGTGCAGGACCCGTGGAGCGTGATCCGGGCCTGCGACGTGCTCGCCGCTGCCGGCATGACGGACCGGATCGAGCGTGGCCCGGGGCGGCATGGGCTGTCGAACGCGTTGTTCTTGTACCTGCGAGATCCCGACGGGAACCGGATCGAGCTGTACACCGGGGACTACCTGATCGCCGACCCCGACTGGCCACCGATTCGCTGGTCGATCAACGACCCGCGCCGGGCCACGTTTTGGGGTCACACGCCGCCCACCTCGTGGTTCGAGGAGGCCTCCCCGGTCGAGTCGACGGCGGACGGCTCGCTTGTGCCGACGCGGCCTCCGTTGCTGCGGGATCGCCCTGACTTCGTGACGTAA